The window TTTTGGAGACTCCGATTATCGCCGCGCAGGCGGCCACGGAGATGACGGGGGCGGCGACAACCGCCGGTACCTTGACCGGCGCGGCGCCGGCGATGCTGACCGCACCGCCGATGGGCGCCGAGGAAGTCAGCGCGATGCTGGCTTCAGCTGCGGCGGCGCACGGCGGGCAGTTCCTGGCCGCGGCCGGCACCGGCACCGTGCAGCGCGCCTTGTTCGGCACGTCGGTGGCAGTGGCGTCGGCGACCTACGAAGCGATCGGCGACCTGGCCAAGGTCGCTCTGTCGTTGTAGACGGCCCAGCATGTACTGGGGGATCGACCCGGCCACGAACGCCTTCCGGCTGATGGCGGGTGCCGGACCGGCAGCTCACGCGGCGCAGCTGGCGGCGTACGAAACCGCCGCCATCACACACACCGAGCAGGGCGCCCAGAGTGCAGCGACCGCCGGAGCGACAGCACCGTCATTCCAGGGTCTCGGCGGCATCGCCAGCGTCGCGCAAGCCGTGGAGAACGCGGCGTGGATGCAGGCCGCCGCCGCCCACGCCCAGACCGGGGCCGGCTTGATCGCGATGGGACAGGCGCACTACATCAACGCGGTGACCAACACCATCCCGGCACCGGTCGTGGTAGCCAACCGGGTACGTGAAGCAACCCTGGAAGCCACCAATTTCATGGGCTTCAACACCCCCGCCATCGCCCAAACGAACGCCGAATACACGTTTTTCTGGGGTAAGAACGCCACCGCGATGATGGGGTACCTGGCCGGGGTGAGCAGCCTGATGGGGCCGCTATCGGTTCCGCTGGTCCCGCTGGGCGAGGGGGCCAATCCTGCCGCCATCGGCGGGGCGGTTGCCAGCGCGGCCAGGGAAGCCGCCGAAGTCGGCATGCAGGCCATGAGCGCCGGACTCTCACAAGCCGCCGCGGGCGTCAGCGAAGCGGCATCGACCGGGGCGGGACTGGCCGGCGAAGGCGCCCAAATCGCTCAAGCAGCGGCGCAAGCACCCGCCTCGTCGGGTACACCCAGTCAGGCGGGCACCGCACCGACACCGGCGCAGGGCGGGCCCGCGAGCGCGCCGGGTACCACCGGGCAGCCCGGCAGCAGCGATGCCATGCAGTCGGTGCAGTCGCTGCTCCCGCAGCTGGCACAGGCCCCGCAGATGCTGTCGAGCGCCGGCGGGTCGCCGCTGTCCTCGGCCGGGGAACTTCCGCAGATGCTCGGCGGCCAGATGGGCGGCTTGATGGGCCCGCTGTCGTCGCTGACCAGCGGCATGAACGGCGGGCCTGGCGGAGCCGGAGGTTTCGGCGCAGCGCCGCCGCTAAGTGCCGCCAGCGCCCCCTGGCAGGGACTCGGTGCCGCCAACGGCGGGTTTGCCGGTGGCGGGTCGGCGGTTTCGGCCGCTCTGACCAAACCGTCGGCTGGCTCGGTGGGCCTGGGTGGCCCGGTGGGTTTGCCTGCCGGATGGTGGAGCAGCGACCCGGCCTCTGAACAGTCGTCCAAGGCCGCTGGGGCCACGCGCGGGGCCGCCGGACCTGGCGGTGTTCCCGGGATGATGGGGCCGATGGGGGCTGCTGGTGCGAACCGGCGCGATCAGCGCGGCGCTGTCGCGATGGGTGAGGAAGACAAGGCGATTGAGACTGGCGGCAATTCCTACGCCATGCCGGTCTACACCGCAGATGGGGACGTCGTTTACACCGGGGGCGGGGGATAGGGCCCTGGCGGGAGACCAGGGACAGACCGAAACGCAGCTGTATCACCAACCTTTTGAATTAACAAGGAGATTCGTGACATGCCATCATCTAACGGCGCACTGAATACCGATACTGGGGCGATGCTCGAAGGGGCGCGCCAGCTCGCCAACATCCACATGGACCTCATGGCCTCGCTGCAGCGGTACCAGACCATGAACCAGAACCTGACGTCCAGCGGTTTCCAGGGCGATGCCGCGATCCAGTCGATGACTACCACCGAGGACATCCGCCGCACGGGCACCCAGGTGACCCAGCGGTTCGAGACGGTGATCAATACGATCAAAACCTCTGCGGCGCACTACGACTCGACCAACCAGCAGAACCGCAACGTCATCGGACAGGTTACCGGCGCTTAGCCGGCCGCCACATCATCCTGCGCTCGAACAGGTTTCGAGCCAACGACTTTTCAGAAGGAGAAGAACTCATGGATTCACAGCGTTATGACCACGTGATGATGGGCGACCATGTCGGCCAACAGCAGAATCTGGTCAATCACATGGCCGAGCTGCAGAAGAAGGCCGTCGGTGTGCTCAATCACCTGCAGACGATCTGGACCGCGCACGGTTCAAACGCCTACGCCCAGTGCAGCATGGAGATCAACCAGGCGTTCCAGACGGTGTTCGACACGATCAACCGGCATGCCGCGGCGATCGGTACGTCATCGCACAACGCGGGGGCCGGCGACCAGAGCGTGGCAGGGATGTTCAAAGCCCTGTGAGCACAACAGCTTCGGCGACGGCGGGGCTGTCAACCACTTCCGAAGGGATTTGGTTGACAGCCGCGCTGCTCGGCGTTCGTCAGCTTCCCGAGGCCCTCAAAGTCCGGCCGGTGGGAAGTATCGCCGAAACGGTGGCTGATCACCCCGGACTCGAGGTGCTCGAAGCGCAGGGCGTGTGTCGCGGACGGGTCGTGGACAGCGATGTCGCAGAGTGGATCGGCGTATTAGGCCGTCCCGACATCGAGGTTGACGTCGTGGTGTCGCGGCCGCAGACCGAGCCGACCGGCGAACTCGGTCCTCCGCCACTGTTCAACGCACCCGAGGACCCGTATGAAGCGGCCGCGGCGCTGGCCGAGTGGCATCGGCAGCGTGCACGGCGCGCGGCGGTCATCTGCCGGCGCGATGATCAGTGGGTGTCGGCGGTGCGGTTGTGGCGGGCCGGTGAGGACTCCATCGACGACATTGTGGTGACACCACTGGGCACGGCCCCGATCGGCACGTCCGTCACCCAGGTGCTCGGTCCTGGTGAGCCCGCCCAATTTCATGGGATCAACATCGAAACTGATGTGCTGCGGCCCATCCTGACCGACTGGCAACAGCATCCGCACCATGACGTTGTCCGGGAGTTGGTGCATGCGGGGGTTTCGGTTCCGCAAGCGCGGATCATTCGCAGCGCCGCGGATGCCAGTGCCACGCAGGCGACGCTCGCGGCGGCACAGTTCACGATCGACGGGCCACAATGGGCGTCGCTGGCGTTGTCGATTTCGAACACGCTCAGCGGTCGTGTACTGGTCAGCAATTCGATTGCGCCCGATGGCCAGCAGTGGACGACGTTGCTGCCCGGGACGGGTCAGGCGATCGAGACTGCGGTCGTGGAGTTGCTTGAATCGTTGCCCGCAGGCGGTGACTGGACCGGCCATCAACGCGTCTAAAAATAGTTACGGGCCAATGTGGTCCGCGTTGTGGACGTAAGAAAATGCTGGTTGTTACTCTCGCGCCATGACGAAAGAATTTGGCACTAGCCGCAATTCGTCAGCGGCTACCGGTCGGGGGAGAACGCTATGAGCACACCGAATGATCGCGACTTTTTTTCCACTTTGGGCCAGCCCGGCGGGGGCGTGAACCAGCCCGTTGACGGCGATGCTGTTGACGCGGGGGAGCCAAAGCATCAGGCCACCAACGGTATTCACCATGACGCACCCGCACCCGATACGGATACCGGTCACGTCAACGGACTCCAGCAGGCGCGTCCGCCGCACTTCGGCGCGATGTCGTCGAGCGGGCCGGCCGGACTGAACCCGCCCACCGGGCCGCAGCCACAGCTGCCCCAGCCGCCTCAGCGGCCCTACGATACCGGCGGATTCCCCTCATACGACCCGCGTCAAGGCCCACCGCAGCGGCCTGCAGGAGAATCCACGGGAAGCTTCCCGGCCGCACGGCCAACAGGCCTGAACCCTGCCGCCGCGAGCCCGGTTCCGCCGCGCCCCACCTTCGACCCCGAAGGCACCCAGATCATGGACCGGGCCACGCACGCCAAGATGATCCAGGACGTGCAGGCCTTTCAGGCAGGCGCCGCAGCCGCCGGGCGTGAGGTGATCACCCCCGCATCGTTCAACGAAAGTGCTGCGCCGCAACGTAGTTGGCAGAACGCAGCACCGGGCCAGTGGCCGGGCAATCCGCCCCCGATGCACCCGGTGCAGCAGCAGCCCGCGCGCCGATCCCAAACCGACGAGCCGGTGGGGCACGAGGGCCTGGCCGAACGTTTGCGCGCCGGTGACCTGGTGACCCCGGCGAAGGCTCCGGCGACCCGGGGATGGCGGTATTGGCTGTACCGGACGTCGTTCAAGACCATCAATGTCGGTGCCTCGCCGGACGAGCTCTACGAGCGTGAACTGATCGCGCAGGTCGGAGCGAACCTTCGTGGCACCTATACCGTCGCTGTTCTCGGTGGCAAAGGCGGCTCCGGAAAGACCAGCATCACAACGACATTGGCGTCAATGATCCGCAGCCACCGCAGCGACCCCGTGGTGGCGATCGACGCGGACCCGGCCGAGGGCGCCAATCTGGCCGATCGCATCGACCCGAGGGCAGCTTCGGTGCGCGCCATCCTGGGCGACCGAAACCTCAACCGTTACACCGACATGCGCTCGCTGACCGGACAGAACAGCGCCGGGCTCGATGTGGTTGCCTCCCCACAGCACAACGGCGCATCCACCACGGCCATCACCCCTGAGGAATTCAGCGACGCCCACGCCCGGCTGTCAACCTTCTACAACATTCTGCTGGTGGACTCCGGCCAGCAGTTGGGGCACGCCGTGATGCCGGCAGTGTTGAAGTCAGCCAACGCGATCGTGGTGGTCGCCTCTGCCGATACCGGCGGTTCAGCCGGGGCGGACACCAACCTCAAGTGGCTTGTAGCCAAGGAGTACCACGAGCTGCTGTCGCGCATGGTGGTGGTCATCAACCATCACCGGCCGGCGGCCAGCCGCAGAGATCGCAAGGCCACCGCACAACTGGTGCAGGCCACCGGCGATCATTTCCGTCGCCGAATCGGCGAGAAGCGCGTCTTCGTCCTGCCGTTCGATGAGCACCTGGCCACCAGCGCGGT of the Mycolicibacterium aubagnense genome contains:
- a CDS encoding PE domain-containing protein gives rise to the protein MTMFLETPIIAAQAATEMTGAATTAGTLTGAAPAMLTAPPMGAEEVSAMLASAAAAHGGQFLAAAGTGTVQRALFGTSVAVASATYEAIGDLAKVALSL
- a CDS encoding PPE domain-containing protein, yielding MYWGIDPATNAFRLMAGAGPAAHAAQLAAYETAAITHTEQGAQSAATAGATAPSFQGLGGIASVAQAVENAAWMQAAAAHAQTGAGLIAMGQAHYINAVTNTIPAPVVVANRVREATLEATNFMGFNTPAIAQTNAEYTFFWGKNATAMMGYLAGVSSLMGPLSVPLVPLGEGANPAAIGGAVASAAREAAEVGMQAMSAGLSQAAAGVSEAASTGAGLAGEGAQIAQAAAQAPASSGTPSQAGTAPTPAQGGPASAPGTTGQPGSSDAMQSVQSLLPQLAQAPQMLSSAGGSPLSSAGELPQMLGGQMGGLMGPLSSLTSGMNGGPGGAGGFGAAPPLSAASAPWQGLGAANGGFAGGGSAVSAALTKPSAGSVGLGGPVGLPAGWWSSDPASEQSSKAAGATRGAAGPGGVPGMMGPMGAAGANRRDQRGAVAMGEEDKAIETGGNSYAMPVYTADGDVVYTGGGG
- a CDS encoding WXG100 family type VII secretion target, producing MPSSNGALNTDTGAMLEGARQLANIHMDLMASLQRYQTMNQNLTSSGFQGDAAIQSMTTTEDIRRTGTQVTQRFETVINTIKTSAAHYDSTNQQNRNVIGQVTGA
- a CDS encoding ESX secretion-associated protein EspG produces the protein MTAALLGVRQLPEALKVRPVGSIAETVADHPGLEVLEAQGVCRGRVVDSDVAEWIGVLGRPDIEVDVVVSRPQTEPTGELGPPPLFNAPEDPYEAAAALAEWHRQRARRAAVICRRDDQWVSAVRLWRAGEDSIDDIVVTPLGTAPIGTSVTQVLGPGEPAQFHGINIETDVLRPILTDWQQHPHHDVVRELVHAGVSVPQARIIRSAADASATQATLAAAQFTIDGPQWASLALSISNTLSGRVLVSNSIAPDGQQWTTLLPGTGQAIETAVVELLESLPAGGDWTGHQRV
- a CDS encoding MinD/ParA family ATP-binding protein produces the protein MSTPNDRDFFSTLGQPGGGVNQPVDGDAVDAGEPKHQATNGIHHDAPAPDTDTGHVNGLQQARPPHFGAMSSSGPAGLNPPTGPQPQLPQPPQRPYDTGGFPSYDPRQGPPQRPAGESTGSFPAARPTGLNPAAASPVPPRPTFDPEGTQIMDRATHAKMIQDVQAFQAGAAAAGREVITPASFNESAAPQRSWQNAAPGQWPGNPPPMHPVQQQPARRSQTDEPVGHEGLAERLRAGDLVTPAKAPATRGWRYWLYRTSFKTINVGASPDELYERELIAQVGANLRGTYTVAVLGGKGGSGKTSITTTLASMIRSHRSDPVVAIDADPAEGANLADRIDPRAASVRAILGDRNLNRYTDMRSLTGQNSAGLDVVASPQHNGASTTAITPEEFSDAHARLSTFYNILLVDSGQQLGHAVMPAVLKSANAIVVVASADTGGSAGADTNLKWLVAKEYHELLSRMVVVINHHRPAASRRDRKATAQLVQATGDHFRRRIGEKRVFVLPFDEHLATSAVVNLDDLNKTTRRRLLEIGAALSQGFSTTSDTK